Proteins from one Mytilus galloprovincialis chromosome 11, xbMytGall1.hap1.1, whole genome shotgun sequence genomic window:
- the LOC143051695 gene encoding uncharacterized protein LOC143051695, whose protein sequence is MYKIIHCTCTLKRMYEVHVADVVTINGTQQRHIRTQTGTLQNCDVSGREFCKNNHLKRHMKTHTGKKLHKCVVCPREFGQSSDLKRHVKTHTGKKLHKCVVCPREFGQSSDLKRHVKTHTGKKLHKCVVCPREFGQSSDLKRHVKTHTGDKPYICDVCGKGFSQSGSLQIHMRIHTGEKPYDCDVCGKGFSRPSNLQSHMKTHTGDKTYDCDVCGKRFSRRGNLQIHMKTHTGDKPHECDVCGKGFSQSGSLQIHMRIHTGEKPYDCDVCGKRFSLPGYLKIHMRTHTGDKPHECDVCGKKFSQPSNLQSHTRTHTGYKPHDCNVCGKKFGHHSTLKRHMRTHT, encoded by the coding sequence ATGTACAAGatcatacattgtacatgcacATTAAAAAGAATGTATGAGGTACATGTAGCAGATGTCGTCACAATCAATGGCACACAACAGAGACACATAAGAACACAGACTGGTACACTTCAAAACTGTGATGTTTCTGGCAGagagttttgtaaaaataatcatttgaagagacacatgaaaacacatactgGCAAAAAACTTCATAAATGTGTTGTTTGTCCTAGAGAATTTGGCCAGAGTAGTGACTTGAAGAGACATGTGAAAACACATACTGGCAAAAAACTTCATAAATGTGTTGTTTGTCCTAGAGAATTTGGCCAGAGTAGTGACTTGAAAAGACACGTGAAAACACATACTGGCAAAAAACTTCATAAATGTGTTGTTTGTCCTAGAGAATTTGGCCAGAGTAGTGACTTGAAGAGACATGTGAAAACACATACTGGAGATAAACCTTACATCTGTGATGTATGTGGCAAAGGATTTAGTCAGTCTGGtagtttacagattcacatgagaatacatacaggtgAAAAACCTTATGACTGTGATGTGTGTGGCAAAGGATTTAGTCGTCCTAGTAATTTACAAAGCCACATGAAGACACATACAGGCGATAAAACATATGACTGTGATGTGTGTGGTAAAAGGTTCAGTCGGCGTGGTAATTTACAAattcacatgaaaacacatacaggtgataaacctcatgaatgtgatgtatgtggtaaagggtttagtcagtcTGGtagtttacagattcacatgagaatacatacaggtgAAAAACCTTATGACTGTGATGTGTGTGGTAAACGGTTTAGTCTGCCCGGGTATTTAAAAAtccacatgagaacacatacaggtgataaacctcatGAATGTGATGTATGCGGTAAAAAGTTTAGTCAACCTAGTAATTTACAAAGCCATACAAGAACACATACAGGTTATAAACCTCACGACTGTAATGTATGTGGTAAAAAGTTTGGTCATCATAGTACTttaaagagacacatgagaacacatacatgA